A window of Marinobacter salarius contains these coding sequences:
- a CDS encoding ABC transporter ATP-binding protein, protein MTLIKSLLKLIGKENRVKLAFLQILFLVAAVLQVAGIASIAPFITMISDPGAIENNNILSFMFSSYPFESTTRFMITYAFSVVILLLIGNAVSSYALWRLFKTSMAIGAHVQKTVYNTYLDNDFTFFAMNNSSRLTSKVTQEIPRMVYMVVQPLLMLISQLFIAILIVAGLLLIDINIAIIATFIVGSVYFLIFRSIRSQVVQKGRIITNLNRQKLRYLNESIAGIKEVKLKGNESYYKNKIDEITRTGLSASAYISLAGDLPKFVVETVVFSAILGLSIYIILTSGTAGEALSIISLYAMAGYKLLPAAQQIYKSFSQIKANASVVIDINDEIERSQSYNNRLKNLGADPVPEGDTKFEDVSFYYPGSTIPALSHCNFRIRQNTITAFVGPSGAGKSTAVDILLGLIIPDSGYVQVGNENLDKRNIRSWRKKIGYVAQDIFILDASFRENIAFGVPSDEIDEDQLVKAAKLADIYNFICQCDGKFDFELGERGARLSGGQKQRIGIARALYKNPSILIFDEATSALDNVTERNIMRDIVDLAKTHTVVMIAHRLTTVERAESILVFNNGKVESEGSYEELANHSETFRHLINADPTELKNNALIQ, encoded by the coding sequence ATGACTTTAATAAAATCCCTGCTCAAACTGATAGGTAAAGAAAACCGGGTTAAGCTGGCCTTCCTTCAGATTCTCTTTCTAGTGGCAGCAGTGCTTCAAGTCGCTGGTATCGCATCGATTGCACCGTTTATTACAATGATCAGTGACCCTGGCGCCATTGAGAACAATAATATTTTGTCCTTCATGTTCTCTTCCTATCCTTTCGAATCTACTACTCGGTTCATGATCACCTACGCGTTCTCTGTTGTGATTCTTCTTCTCATCGGAAATGCCGTTTCTTCTTATGCACTATGGAGGCTATTTAAAACCTCAATGGCGATTGGTGCTCATGTACAGAAAACTGTTTATAATACTTACTTGGACAACGATTTCACCTTTTTTGCAATGAACAACAGTAGCAGGCTTACCTCCAAGGTAACGCAGGAAATTCCAAGAATGGTATACATGGTGGTTCAACCACTTTTAATGCTGATATCACAGCTTTTTATCGCCATACTAATAGTTGCAGGATTACTTTTAATCGATATTAATATTGCCATTATTGCAACATTTATTGTCGGCTCGGTTTACTTTCTTATTTTCAGAAGCATCCGCTCTCAGGTAGTTCAAAAAGGTCGAATTATAACGAATCTCAATCGACAGAAGCTCAGATATCTGAATGAGAGCATTGCCGGAATCAAAGAGGTAAAGCTCAAAGGTAACGAGTCATACTACAAAAACAAAATTGACGAAATCACCAGAACTGGTCTATCAGCGTCTGCATATATATCATTAGCGGGCGACCTCCCAAAGTTTGTTGTAGAAACTGTCGTATTTTCTGCCATCCTAGGGCTTTCAATATACATAATACTGACCTCAGGCACTGCGGGCGAGGCTCTAAGTATTATCAGTCTTTATGCTATGGCGGGGTATAAGCTTCTCCCAGCTGCACAACAAATTTACAAATCTTTTTCTCAGATCAAAGCCAACGCGTCTGTAGTTATCGATATCAATGATGAGATTGAGAGGAGCCAATCCTACAATAATCGCCTCAAGAACCTAGGGGCAGATCCGGTACCTGAAGGAGACACCAAGTTTGAAGACGTCAGCTTCTATTATCCGGGCAGCACTATACCAGCTTTATCGCATTGCAACTTTCGCATTAGACAAAACACTATTACAGCATTTGTTGGCCCATCCGGTGCAGGTAAAAGCACAGCGGTTGACATTTTACTTGGGCTGATAATTCCTGATAGCGGTTATGTACAAGTAGGGAATGAGAATCTTGATAAAAGAAACATCAGATCTTGGCGAAAAAAAATCGGCTATGTTGCACAAGACATATTCATTCTTGATGCATCTTTTCGTGAGAATATAGCGTTTGGTGTACCGTCAGATGAAATAGATGAAGACCAACTTGTAAAAGCCGCCAAGCTTGCTGACATATACAATTTCATCTGTCAGTGTGATGGCAAGTTTGACTTCGAATTGGGCGAGAGAGGCGCTCGTCTCAGTGGGGGTCAAAAGCAGCGAATAGGAATTGCAAGAGCACTATACAAGAATCCATCTATACTAATTTTTGACGAAGCAACAAGTGCCTTAGATAATGTTACGGAACGTAACATAATGAGAGATATCGTTGATTTAGCGAAAACTCATACCGTAGTTATGATTGCCCACCGCCTGACAACGGTTGAACGGGCAGAAAGCATTCTCGTCTTCAATAACGGTAAAGTCGAGTCAGAAGGCAGCTATGAGGAGCTGGCGAATCACTCAGAAACCTTCAGACATCTTATTAATGCCGACCCAACTGAACTAAAAAACAACGCTCTAATCCAGTAA
- a CDS encoding glycosyltransferase family 4 protein → MRTSILIMFHCKQDTGYAISSLEKAFKQAATEAGFSEENILWSYKEVADKEPQAFQLDYYSENDAMNLRNIIEEYQISTILAFDLPYPSPVVRAARAMNVEKVVAYWGASMSSINSGLKLFLRRFQWILQARSAPDFFIFESNAMLRTATHGRGVPKSRTTVIPLGVNTDTYYPDPHDRSAYRLFNIPETRKIIFYSGHMEERKGVRVLINAMLELEKRKKLEPFHLLICGNKGNQSEPYESMLQSSQALEHVTFAGYRKDVPQLMRSAYIGTIASTGWDSFTMSSVEMLSSGLPLIVSELQGLKETIDDGVCGYSFPPGNSEILASLWQRYLDDPKLHHRHSKAARLRAVTNFSIAKQVERIGQTLSTEFCYQESLHMPKEGHQ, encoded by the coding sequence ATGCGAACGTCCATACTTATCATGTTTCATTGCAAACAAGACACGGGCTATGCCATCAGTTCGTTGGAGAAGGCCTTTAAACAAGCCGCGACCGAAGCAGGCTTTTCTGAAGAGAATATTCTGTGGTCTTACAAGGAAGTCGCTGACAAGGAACCGCAGGCGTTTCAGTTAGACTACTATTCTGAGAACGATGCAATGAACTTGCGTAACATCATTGAAGAGTATCAGATAAGCACAATCCTTGCCTTCGACCTACCCTACCCATCACCTGTTGTGCGCGCTGCTCGCGCGATGAACGTTGAAAAGGTCGTCGCCTACTGGGGAGCCAGTATGAGCTCGATAAACTCAGGGTTGAAGCTTTTCCTGAGACGCTTCCAGTGGATTCTCCAAGCTCGTAGCGCACCAGATTTCTTCATCTTCGAATCCAATGCGATGCTCAGAACCGCTACACACGGTCGAGGAGTCCCCAAATCCAGAACGACAGTGATTCCCCTTGGTGTAAACACTGACACCTATTATCCCGATCCTCATGACCGATCCGCCTACCGGCTTTTCAACATCCCGGAAACTCGAAAGATCATTTTTTACTCAGGACACATGGAGGAACGAAAAGGTGTTAGAGTATTGATAAATGCGATGCTTGAGCTGGAAAAGAGGAAAAAACTTGAGCCGTTTCATCTTCTTATATGCGGGAACAAAGGTAATCAAAGTGAACCTTACGAAAGCATGCTCCAATCCAGCCAAGCATTGGAACATGTTACTTTCGCTGGTTACCGTAAAGATGTTCCTCAACTGATGCGCTCTGCTTATATTGGAACCATTGCCTCGACAGGTTGGGACTCTTTTACTATGTCCAGCGTTGAAATGTTGTCTTCAGGGCTACCGTTGATTGTTTCGGAATTGCAAGGCTTGAAGGAAACCATTGATGACGGCGTTTGCGGATACTCCTTCCCACCAGGCAATTCTGAGATTCTGGCTTCTCTGTGGCAGCGATATCTTGATGATCCAAAGCTGCATCACAGACATTCGAAGGCGGCCAGGCTGAGGGCGGTAACCAATTTTTCAATAGCAAAACAAGTGGAACGTATAGGACAAACCTTGTCGACAGAATTTTGTTATCAGGAGAGCTTGCATATGCCCAAAGAGGGACATCAATGA
- a CDS encoding glycosyltransferase family A protein, with product MKEPLVSVIIPAYNAASTIGRAVKSVTDQTFNRLEIIVVNDGSTDDIFEALEPYQVHVVNQSNQGAAAARNHGGRVASGELLAFLDADDFWHPDKLRKQVYAMQKHPTARYCVTDSCKVSSLTQEITNQWSNSIDSFESELIEFPSVFKNPYFGTPGVLMPKALFESTGGFNENLTTAEDVDLWLRAAYGGVVLKIPEILFYIVRTKNSLSGRFLDRTYCDNIIVIDQFCDNYPEFLEEHRDAVNSARARVFCDWGSEALSRGDVPLAKEKLALSIKAKLGFRSLYLFGKTLL from the coding sequence ATGAAAGAGCCGTTGGTTAGCGTCATAATTCCCGCATACAATGCGGCATCGACAATTGGCAGGGCTGTCAAGTCAGTTACGGATCAAACTTTCAATCGTTTAGAAATAATTGTTGTAAATGACGGTTCTACTGATGATATTTTCGAAGCCCTCGAGCCATATCAGGTTCACGTCGTTAACCAATCCAATCAGGGTGCGGCTGCCGCAAGAAACCATGGCGGTAGAGTTGCTAGTGGAGAACTACTCGCATTTCTTGACGCTGATGATTTCTGGCACCCAGATAAGCTGAGAAAGCAGGTGTATGCAATGCAAAAGCATCCCACTGCGAGGTATTGTGTAACTGATAGTTGTAAAGTCTCTTCACTCACTCAGGAAATTACCAATCAATGGAGTAATTCGATAGATAGTTTTGAGTCAGAGCTTATAGAGTTCCCTAGTGTTTTTAAAAATCCGTATTTTGGAACTCCAGGCGTACTAATGCCGAAGGCTCTCTTTGAGTCAACAGGAGGTTTTAATGAGAACCTGACTACAGCTGAGGATGTAGATTTGTGGTTAAGGGCAGCGTATGGCGGCGTTGTTCTAAAAATACCGGAAATATTGTTTTATATTGTTAGGACTAAAAATAGCCTTAGCGGGAGGTTTTTAGATAGAACCTATTGCGATAATATTATTGTCATAGACCAATTCTGCGACAATTACCCTGAATTTTTAGAAGAACATCGTGACGCAGTCAACAGTGCTAGGGCGAGAGTTTTTTGTGACTGGGGTTCAGAAGCGCTATCCAGAGGAGATGTTCCCCTCGCTAAAGAAAAACTGGCACTTTCTATCAAGGCAAAGCTAGGGTTTAGATCTTTATACTTATTTGGAAAGACACTACTTTAA
- a CDS encoding IS110 family transposase, translating to MSTVQYLGIDLAKNVFQLCGLSKSGNVVLQKRLQRNELLRVVARIEPCTIGVEACTGAFYWQRQFEELGHSVKVISPQYVKPFIKGQKNDFNDARGIAVAVMQPTMQFVPSKSVEQQDIQALHRARQRIVNHRTATACQIRGLLLDRGIPIGQAISRLRRAVPLVLEDASNGLSFRMRRTICELYDLMISLEERIKFFDKEIEAVFKDSEACQRISKIKGVGPKTATAVVAAIGDGREFKNGRHFAAWLGLVPRQHSSGDRNVLMNITKRGDQHLRTLLVHGARSVVRTCQSDATLFNDWVVQLKERRGFNKATVAVANKNARIIWSILRNKTNYVCS from the coding sequence ATGTCCACTGTTCAGTACCTCGGAATTGATTTGGCAAAGAATGTCTTTCAGCTGTGTGGCCTTTCGAAATCCGGAAATGTCGTCCTCCAGAAACGCCTGCAACGCAATGAACTTTTACGAGTAGTCGCCAGGATTGAACCCTGCACAATTGGGGTCGAGGCGTGTACTGGAGCATTCTATTGGCAGAGGCAGTTTGAAGAGCTTGGTCATTCCGTGAAAGTGATCAGCCCACAGTACGTGAAACCCTTTATCAAAGGGCAGAAGAACGATTTCAACGATGCCAGAGGTATCGCCGTTGCCGTGATGCAACCGACGATGCAGTTTGTGCCGTCAAAGTCGGTTGAACAACAGGATATTCAGGCTCTACACCGGGCCCGACAGCGAATCGTGAACCATCGAACTGCAACGGCTTGTCAGATTCGTGGATTACTACTCGATCGAGGCATCCCGATCGGACAGGCGATTTCCAGGTTGCGTAGAGCGGTTCCGCTAGTTTTAGAGGATGCTTCCAATGGCTTGAGCTTTCGAATGAGGCGCACGATCTGTGAATTATATGACCTCATGATCAGCTTGGAGGAGCGCATCAAGTTCTTCGACAAAGAAATCGAGGCGGTATTCAAGGATTCAGAAGCCTGTCAGCGCATCTCAAAAATTAAAGGGGTTGGCCCCAAAACCGCAACCGCTGTAGTCGCCGCCATCGGCGACGGTCGTGAATTCAAGAATGGCAGGCACTTCGCGGCCTGGCTTGGTCTAGTTCCGAGGCAGCATTCTAGCGGTGATCGAAACGTTCTAATGAATATAACCAAGCGCGGCGATCAGCATCTTCGAACACTCCTGGTGCATGGTGCTCGGTCTGTTGTGCGAACCTGTCAGTCGGATGCAACCCTATTCAATGACTGGGTTGTACAGCTGAAGGAGCGACGAGGTTTTAATAAGGCAACGGTCGCAGTTGCTAATAAAAATGCGAGGATCATTTGGTCGATCCTGCGGAACAAAACCAACTACGTCTGCTCCTAG
- a CDS encoding TIGR04325 family methyltransferase has product MNKALKNRIINSIELLPYGHDLYLHMARKRLGITYRGVYGSFHEAQQQGINQLANEYDVINQNKGEHLEQEMPVLDKRVLDIDYPLLFWLSRLMQPSQRLLELGGSIGQGFYSFENYFPYPDALQWVIAELPAAVEAGRKIASQKGETRLAFIDSNDMGEEDAVDIFMTAGTLQYMDTSIAETVSQLQRLPQHVLVHNLPAHPTEDFWTLQYLEVCEVPYHISSQTNLVSDMEKAGYRLVDRWKNPRQIEIPYHLEKTVEHYHGFYFTLSDPK; this is encoded by the coding sequence GTGAACAAAGCCTTGAAGAACCGGATCATCAATAGCATCGAACTGCTGCCATATGGTCACGACCTCTACCTCCACATGGCCAGAAAGCGGCTGGGAATTACCTACCGGGGCGTTTACGGTTCCTTCCACGAAGCCCAGCAACAGGGCATCAACCAGTTGGCCAACGAGTACGACGTCATCAACCAGAACAAGGGGGAGCATCTGGAGCAGGAGATGCCGGTACTGGACAAACGGGTGCTGGATATCGATTACCCGTTGTTGTTCTGGCTTTCCCGTCTGATGCAGCCTTCCCAACGGCTACTGGAACTGGGCGGAAGTATCGGCCAGGGGTTCTACAGCTTTGAGAACTACTTCCCTTACCCCGACGCTCTCCAGTGGGTGATCGCTGAGTTGCCGGCAGCCGTCGAAGCCGGGCGTAAGATTGCGAGCCAGAAAGGCGAAACACGGCTCGCCTTCATCGACAGTAACGACATGGGCGAGGAAGACGCCGTAGACATCTTCATGACGGCGGGGACACTGCAATACATGGACACCAGCATTGCCGAAACCGTGAGCCAGCTCCAACGGCTTCCCCAGCATGTGTTGGTCCACAACCTGCCCGCCCACCCGACGGAAGACTTCTGGACACTGCAATACCTCGAAGTCTGCGAAGTGCCCTATCACATCAGCTCGCAAACCAACCTGGTGAGTGACATGGAAAAGGCAGGATACCGATTGGTAGACCGGTGGAAAAACCCACGCCAAATAGAGATTCCCTACCATCTGGAGAAAACAGTAGAGCACTACCACGGGTTTTACTTCACCCTTAGTGATCCGAAGTGA
- a CDS encoding CocE/NonD family hydrolase — MKFVLITSSLILIAILAVLGYRADDVKLWLGDVTMPMRENMQRTRNVMVPMRDGVRLATDVYRPLGNKRHPVIYIRTTYGGIEFSTVRHFVRHNYAVIVQHVRGRFYSEGRYESPYYTAKQDGYDTIDWLVDQPWSTGKIGTFGCSYLGESQIILAAANHPNHIAMIASGAGGAIGKARETYGYFGVFENGVLNLASSLGWFTAEGAKDFKVTPRPDDYEERMRTYMDYLPVSGIEDKVVPYETGFSDLIKHSLTDTWWDDEGYTHPDDEFSVATLHINDWFDQTAHNTFKLADHMAENARHPRAKNQPVLIAPGVHCGAGKLKPGEVTIGEMSFEYAGKDFRQTYVDWFDHWLKDKPADLPPPFEYYSIHSGQWNTSEQWPPADSSDQRFYFMPGNRLSEKAAPHKNPEQSGRVYDEFTYDPLDPVPTLGGPICCTYRPEDKPGPLDQRPLKSRQDVLVYSSEPLEEDIELVGNANVVLYVSTNAPDTDFTVKMVDQYPDGRAFNLQDGVVRLRYRNGIDNPSPVEPGRIYRVELEMRPIAYRFRKGHRLEFHISSSNFPRLARNLNTGKDEYSDSDTFVATNRVHFGGDTPSSVALPIKTSE; from the coding sequence ATGAAATTCGTCCTGATCACCAGTTCGTTGATCCTGATCGCCATCCTTGCTGTGCTCGGCTATCGCGCAGACGACGTAAAGCTATGGCTGGGCGATGTCACCATGCCCATGCGCGAAAACATGCAACGGACCCGCAACGTCATGGTTCCCATGCGCGACGGTGTGAGGCTCGCAACAGATGTATACCGGCCGCTTGGAAACAAACGTCATCCGGTTATATACATTCGCACCACCTATGGCGGCATCGAATTCAGCACCGTCCGACACTTCGTCAGACACAACTACGCCGTGATTGTGCAACATGTCCGTGGCCGGTTTTACTCGGAGGGGCGTTATGAGAGCCCCTACTACACTGCAAAGCAGGATGGCTACGACACCATCGACTGGCTGGTCGATCAACCCTGGTCAACCGGCAAGATCGGAACGTTTGGCTGCTCCTACCTCGGTGAAAGCCAGATCATACTTGCCGCGGCCAATCACCCGAACCACATTGCCATGATTGCCTCCGGTGCCGGCGGCGCCATCGGCAAGGCCAGGGAGACCTACGGTTATTTTGGTGTATTTGAAAACGGAGTATTGAATCTCGCTTCGTCCCTGGGCTGGTTCACCGCCGAGGGGGCCAAGGATTTCAAGGTAACCCCACGCCCCGACGATTACGAAGAGCGAATGCGTACCTACATGGACTATTTGCCCGTTTCCGGGATAGAGGACAAGGTCGTTCCCTACGAAACCGGCTTCAGCGACCTTATCAAACACTCCCTGACCGACACCTGGTGGGACGACGAGGGTTACACCCACCCGGACGACGAGTTTTCAGTGGCCACATTGCATATCAATGACTGGTTCGATCAAACCGCACACAATACCTTCAAACTCGCCGATCACATGGCGGAAAACGCCCGCCACCCCCGCGCAAAAAACCAACCTGTTCTGATTGCCCCGGGCGTACATTGCGGTGCCGGAAAACTGAAGCCTGGGGAAGTCACCATCGGTGAGATGTCGTTTGAGTACGCCGGCAAAGATTTCAGGCAAACCTACGTTGACTGGTTCGATCACTGGTTAAAAGACAAACCGGCAGATCTGCCACCTCCATTTGAGTACTATTCGATCCATTCCGGGCAATGGAATACCTCCGAGCAGTGGCCGCCTGCCGACTCAAGCGACCAAAGGTTCTATTTCATGCCGGGCAATCGCCTGTCGGAAAAGGCAGCCCCGCACAAAAATCCCGAACAGAGCGGCAGGGTGTATGACGAATTCACCTACGATCCACTGGACCCCGTCCCCACCCTTGGCGGACCAATCTGCTGCACCTACCGGCCGGAAGACAAGCCCGGGCCACTCGACCAGAGGCCACTGAAATCACGCCAGGACGTGTTGGTCTATTCAAGCGAGCCACTGGAGGAAGACATAGAGCTGGTCGGCAACGCCAACGTTGTGCTGTATGTGTCGACCAACGCGCCGGATACGGATTTCACCGTCAAAATGGTCGACCAGTACCCGGATGGCAGAGCCTTCAACCTTCAGGATGGCGTTGTTCGCCTGCGTTACCGTAACGGTATCGACAACCCTAGCCCCGTTGAACCGGGCCGCATCTATCGGGTTGAGCTGGAAATGAGGCCCATTGCCTATCGCTTCCGGAAAGGACACCGGCTTGAGTTCCACATCTCAAGCAGCAACTTTCCACGCCTGGCGCGGAACCTCAACACCGGTAAAGACGAATACAGCGATTCGGATACGTTTGTCGCAACCAACAGGGTTCACTTTGGTGGAGATACACCGTCCTCCGTGGCGTTGCCCATAAAAACATCGGAATAG
- a CDS encoding serine aminopeptidase domain-containing protein, which yields MIKERIFTYGEHQHGIGVLSEPEDTFNSPIVVLLNAGLSHRAEPYRLNVLLGRQLAELGYIALRVDLSGKGDSPARETITNRESVALDWSFMKKSLEKLYGSRPLLIFGLCSGADNGIKLCAQDPSIKGLILLDPVSRQDAGFAKRELFRKLTNPNKWLNIHKIVSRRLKQNTSGEQSLLSSPMDLRDEPNEDDMDQCFESLVEKDGRVLAVFTSQTLYHYNKLGQFTSAMGIKGLEPVIEEVFWPNAKHIFSIEVHRQRLIGTITDWANKQLDHFKTLKPE from the coding sequence ATGATCAAGGAACGGATATTCACCTATGGAGAGCACCAGCATGGCATTGGCGTGCTCTCCGAGCCTGAGGATACCTTCAACAGCCCTATTGTGGTGCTGCTGAACGCCGGCCTGTCCCACCGGGCGGAGCCCTACCGCCTGAATGTACTGCTCGGCCGCCAACTCGCGGAACTGGGTTATATTGCATTGCGGGTGGACCTCTCTGGCAAGGGCGACTCCCCAGCCCGAGAAACCATAACCAACCGGGAATCAGTGGCCCTCGACTGGTCATTCATGAAAAAGTCCCTCGAAAAGCTCTACGGCTCAAGACCTCTGCTGATCTTCGGCTTGTGTTCAGGTGCCGACAACGGTATTAAACTCTGCGCCCAGGACCCATCCATCAAGGGCCTCATTCTGCTCGACCCAGTGTCCCGTCAGGACGCCGGTTTCGCGAAACGGGAACTGTTCCGGAAACTGACCAACCCAAACAAGTGGCTCAATATCCACAAGATTGTCTCCCGCCGGCTAAAACAGAACACCAGTGGGGAGCAATCGCTGCTCAGTTCCCCCATGGACTTGCGGGATGAACCCAATGAAGACGATATGGACCAGTGCTTCGAGAGCCTTGTGGAAAAAGATGGCCGGGTGTTGGCCGTGTTTACCAGCCAAACCCTTTACCACTACAACAAACTTGGCCAATTCACCTCTGCCATGGGCATCAAAGGCCTTGAACCCGTTATCGAGGAAGTCTTCTGGCCCAATGCCAAGCACATCTTCTCTATTGAAGTGCACCGGCAACGCCTGATCGGCACCATCACAGACTGGGCCAATAAACAACTGGATCACTTCAAGACCCTGAAACCGGAATGA